The Phycisphaeraceae bacterium genome contains the following window.
ACCTCGGCCTTGATCAGGTCCTCGTACTCGTCCTTCACCACCGCCAGCATCTCGCGGTAGCGCTTCTTCGTTTCCTCGTCGGAGATCAGCGAGTGGTGGAACAGCCCCTGCTCGAGCTCGTTCATCACCATGAAGGGGTTGACCGACTGCTCCTCGATCGCCTGGTGCGAGACGAGCGCGTTGGAGATCTTGTCCTGCACGTACCGGGGCGAGATGCCGGTCATGCCCTCGCGGGGCGCCTCTTCGCGCAGTTCCTTGATCGAGTCCTCGGTGAAGCCGGGGATCGCCTTCCCGTTGTAGAGTTTCATCTTCTGCACGAGCGAGAGCCCGGCCTTCTTGGGCTCCGCCAGGCGCGTGAGCACCGCCCACATGGCGGCCACCTCGAGCGTGTGGGGCGCGACGTGCATGCGCCCGACCTTCTCGGGGCCGAAGTCCTTGCGGTAGATGCGGATCTCGTCGTCGAGGCGGATGTTGTAGGGCACATCGATCTTGATGGTGCGGTCGCGGAACGCCTCCATGAGTTCGTTGTTCTGGAGCTTCTTGTATTCGGGCTCGTTGGTGTGCCCGATGATGACCTCGTCGATGTAGGTCTGCGCGAACTTCTTGGGCTTGATCGTGTGCTCCTGCGACGCGCCGAGCAGGTCGTAGAGGAAGGCGACATCGAGCTTGAGCACCTCGATGAACTCGCAGATGCCGCGGTTGCCGATGTTGAGCTCGCCGTCGAAGTTGAAGGCGCGCGGGTCGGAGTCGCTGCCGTAGAGGGCGATCTTGCGGTAGTTGATGTCGCCGGTGAGCTCGGTGGAGTCCTGGTTTTTCTCGTCCTTGGGCTGGAAGGTTCCCACGCCCACGCGGTCCTTCTCGGAGAGGACGATGCGCCGGACCCTGATGTGGCTCATGGCCTGGCGCCAGTCGCCGCTGTAGTGCTTCATGAGGTCGGCCATGACCTTGCGGCAGAAGGGGTCGAGCTCGCCCTCGAGCCGGATCTTGCCCGATCCCTTGAGTTCGGCGTATCGATGGTTGAGGGACGCGAGGACATCGGCGCGGGCCTCGCGCGGGATGAGGAGGAGCGGTTCCTCGTGCATCGGGCAGGGGAACTCGGTGTCCTTGGCGGTGGGGCCGGCGTGCTCGTCGAGGAGCCAGGAGAAGGAATAGAGCGCGCCCTCGTCGGTGCGCGAGTAGTGCTCGAGGCCTTTCTTGAGGAGTCGCGCGATGGTGGACTTGGACGAGCCGACGGGCCCGTGGAGGAGCAGGATGCGCTTGTCGGTGCCGTAGCCCTCGGCGGCGGAGCGGAAGACATCGACGAGCTGCATGAGCGAGCCGTCGAGGCCGAAGATCGCGTCGGCGCCCTGGCCGATGGGGTCGGAGAAGAAGTGGTAGCGCACGCGTGGCTGCTTGAACTCGGTGTAGCGTTCCTGCCCGTAGGACAGGATCATGTCGTGGACGCGTTGCCAGGCGTTGCGCGCGAGGTGCGGGCGTTCGGAGACGAGCGCGAGGTAGTCCCAGAAGGTCCCCTCCCAGTGGAGTTCCTCGAATCGCTGGCGGTCGAGGCGGCGCTCGATGAGCGACGCGAGCGCGTCGGCGGCGTTGCCGGAGGGGCGCGCGCTGGCGGCGTCGTGGTCTGTGGGGCTGGTCGGGGCGTGGCGCTCGTCCATGGCGGTCGGCCTCCTTGGCGCAACGCCGCCGGCGCGTTGGCGCGCCGGGGGGCGAACGCCGGGATCGTGGCGGCGCCGGTCGTCCCGGGAAGGGGATCGACCACGCGACGCTGACATCGAACCCTTCGATATCGGCCGCCGCGTGTATGCCGCCTGAGAGTCTTTACGGACCAAAATGACGCGGGTTCGCCCCCGGTGAGGGTGATGCGGAGTGGTGAAGCCGGGAAAGCGCACCCGCTGCGCGGCTGGTACGCTTCGCGCATGGGACGACGAGTGCTGATCATCGATGCGCACCCGGCGGACGGCACGCTGGTCGGGGCGCTCGCCGACGCGTACGCGGCGGGGGCGACGGCCGGCGGGCACGAGACGCGACGGCGCGCGCTGCGCGAGATGTCGTTCGACCCCGTGCTTCACGAGGGGTATCGGGAGCGACAGGAGCTCGAACCGGACCTTGTCGCGGCGCAGCAGGACCTGGCGTGGTGCGAGCATCTGGTGATCGCGTACCCCACCTGGTGGGGCATGCCCCCGGCGCTGCTGAAGGGGTTCTTCGATCGCGCGCTGCTGCCGGGGTTCGCGTTCAAGTATCGCGAGGGCTCGCGCTGGTGGGACCGGCTGCTGAAGGGGCGTTCGGCGCGGCTTCTGGTGACGATGGACGCGCCGGCGCTGTACGACGGGCTGTTCTACGGTGGGCGGCGCGTCGTGAAGCGGGCGGTGCTGCGGTACTGCGGGTTCAGGCCCGTGCGACACAAGGCCTTCGGCCCGGTGCGATCATCGTCGCCCCGGAAGCGAGAGCGCTGGCTCGTCGAGGCGACGGCGCTGGGGCGCGTCGCCGGCTGAAGTGAGCGTGCGCAAGTCCCGTCTTTCATGTTCGCACGAAAAAAACTTTCATAAGTAAATTCCTCCGTGCTCGGATCTTGCGCAGCCAGGCCGCGCAGACCCGGGATTTCCCTCCGAATCGAGGGGGAATTCCGGTAGATTGCTCTCGGGAAACATGTCGATGCGGCGCCCGCCGCATGTGTTGCGTCGGGTTGCCGCGCAGAAACACGATTGGGAGGAAGAATCCAATGAACAAGTGTGCATCTGTGCTTGGCGCAGGCGCGATGGTTGCGCTCGCGACGATGGCGTCCGGCCAGGCGGTGACCGGTTTCACGGGAGGGAGTCAGTTCGGCATCTTCTTCGGCGCCAGCACCGGGGATGTCGTGGGCTGGACCTTCTCGGTGAATCAGGACATCTTCGCGACGCACCTTGGCGTGTGGAACCGCGACACGCAGATCGGGATGGAGGGCCTGAGCTCGCCTCACCAGGTGGGCATCTGGAACGCGACGACGCAGACGCTGCTCGGCTCGACGACCGTGAACCCGGGCGACATGGTGGTGGGCGACTTCACCTATCGCGCGTTGCCGAACATCACGCTCCTGACCGGGCAGCAGTATGTCATCGGCGCGATGTACACCGCGACCGACGGCGACAGCTACATCTCGGGCGGCGTGACGAACTTCACGACCAGCGCCGATGTCAACTGGATCAACGGGCGTTCGCCGCTGGCGGGTGATCTGGGCTTCGTGTTCCCGACCTCCACCTCGACGGGCATCGGGCGGTTCGGGCCGAACTTCCTGTACACCCCGGTGCCCGCCCCCGGCGCCGCCGCGGCGATGGGCGTGTTCGGGCTCTTCGCGACGCGCCGTCGTCGCTGACCGGACCCGGTCCGACACGGAGGAGCGCACTCGGGCCCCGCGCGAGCGGGGCCTTTTTTGCGCGCACGCTCGCCTGCGGCGGCTACAGTCCGCCCCATGAGTTTCGGACTCTCACGCGGCAAGGAACTGGACAAGGGCGAGGTCGGCCTGCGAGGGGAGGAGCTGCCCCCGCTCCCCGACGACCTGCTGACCAACCCGCGCGGCGCGTGGCTCGACCCGCGCGAGTGGTTCGCCGCCCCCTCGCTGCCCTTCGAGCTCGAGATCGGCTCGGGCAAGGGCACCTTCCTCGTGCAGCAGGCCGAGCAGGACCGTGGGACGAACTATCTGGGCATCGAGTGGGCGCACGAGTTCTGGCTGTACGCGGCGGACCGTCTCCGGCGCAGCGGGCTGACGAACGTGAAGCTCCTCAACGCGGACGCCGGCGAGTTCGTGCGCTGGCGCATGCCCGACGCGATCGTGCGCGTGATCCACCTGTACTTCCCCGACCCGTGGCCCAAAGCGAAGCACAACAGGCGGCGCATGATCCAGGACGCGTTCCTCGAGCAGGCGCATCGCGTCCTCGTCGAAGGGGGCGAGCTGCGCGTCGTGACCGACCACGCGGACTACTGGGCGTGGATGGAGGAGCACTTCGCGCGCTGGGCCGACACCCCGGGCGCGCCCGACGCGTCGAAGCGTTTCACGCGACTGGCGTTCGAGCGCCCGGCGTCGGCGCGCGAGGGCGAGATCGTGGGCACGAACTTCGAGCGCAAGTACCGCGTCGAGGGCAGGCCGTTCAACGCGGGGGTATTGAGGAAGAAGGGAATAGGGAGCGGGGAGCAGGCAGCGGGGCTGAGTCGAGTTCGCGGTACAGTCTCCTGACACATCTTCTTCCTGCTGCCCACTCCCCACTCCCTGCTCCCTTCTTCAGACCATGCGCAACCCCAACGCCGACGAGAACAACCTGACGCAGGCGGACTTCTGGTGTGACTACTGCCACCGGCCCTGGGTCGACGACTCGGTCCCGATGGTCGAGGGGCACCAGGGCTCGATCGTGTGCGGCAACTGTCTGCGGCTCGCCTACACCTCGGTCGTGCTGGACGAGGAGCCGACGCCCGAATACCACGGTGAAGACCCGCACGGTCCGAAGTGCGCGCTGTGCCTGGAATATCGGAGCGAGCGCGAGCCGATGTGGGTCTCCCCCATGTTCGAGGACGCGTGGCTCTGCCGGCGCTGCGCGAGACTCGCGTCGCAGGCGATCGAGAAGGACCCCGGGCACGCGTGGCGAAGGCCCGAGAAGCGGTCCGACGCCGGGGGCTGAGGGGCGTCTACGAAACAGTCGGGCGTCGTGCAAGGGTCTCGCGGGATTTTCGCGCGGTTCGGTCCGTCGTGCGCGAGAAGTCTTTCGCGACCGGCGTGAGGCGTTGACGCGCGACTGCGGAACCGGGTGAACGGCGCACCGGGGAGGCGGGATGGACGATGTCGGCCCTTCGCAGACATCGGCGGCGGAGTGCCGTCACGCCCTACGGGAGGACACGCCATGCGTCGCAACCGCATCGAACGAACTCGGACGACAACCACCGGAGCCGCGGCCCTTCTCGCGTCGACGCTGCTGGCCTCCTCGGCGGGCATCGCGCAGAGCGCGAACACGGCGCACCTGGCGCGGGCCGATATGAACGCCGACGGGCAGATCGACTGGCAGGATCTCAACACCTTCCTCACTGCCTTCGCGGCGAGAGATCGACGCGCGGACATCGACGGCAACGGGCGCATCGACGACATCGACACCAAGCTCTTCATGAGCGTGATGGGCATGCGCCTGTCCTCGACCCCGACTCCCCCTGCGCCCCCTGCCGCCCCGGCGCCCCCCTCGAGCGCGCCGCCGGCGGGCGATTCCAAAGCGGGCGGCGCGGCGCCCGCCCCGACGGGAGAATATCGCACCGAGTTCGCATCGAACTCGCTGCGTTTCGCGCAGGGACAGCGCGAGATCCTGTCGCACACCGGGCCGGTGTATATGCCGCACCCCCAGAACGGCGCGCCCGGCCAGGTGAGCGTTGTTCAGGCGAGCAACGGCTTCGATCTGGTGGTGCGCGTGACCAACACGACGCGCCGCCCCCAGCGCGTGGGCAGCGTGGTCCTCGACGGGTTCCGTCTGGGCCAGGCGGTGACGGCGCGTGACTTCCGCGGCGCGGGCGCCGAGATCGCGCTCTCGGACGAGGGCGCCGGCGCGATGCGATCGGGCGTGACCTACCCGAGCGGGTGGTACTCGCCGGTGTTCGTCGCGCACGACGAGGTGTACACGCTGGGTGTCTCGCTGCAGTACCCGGTGCTCGAGTACAAGCACGAGGTGAAGTTCGGGATGGCGCCTTCCGGGTCGTTCTACCGGATGTTCATCGAGTTCAACCCGGCGCAGGGCGGCGTGGGCTACTCGAAGGACGGCGAGATCAAGCCGGGCGAGACGCGCCAGTACGTCGTCTCGCTGCGCGCGCAGCCGCGGAACTCCGCGCGCTGGACCGACACGCTGCAGCCGTATCGCGAGTACTTCACGAGCGCGTACGGCGACACGAGCTATGTGCGCGACCCGCGCCCCGTGCACGCCGCCGTCATGGCGAGCCCGGGCGAGCAGACCCCCGACAACCCGCGCGGGTTCCTGTTCAACGATCTGCGTCCCGATGTCCACGGCTTCGGCCCGTGGCTGAGCGAGCTGCGCGATCGCGCCGAGCTTGGGTGGGACCGCGTCATGATCTGGCGTCCGAGCGGGCTCCCCTACAGCGGCACGCGCAGCGTGAAGAACACCGGTTGCGGCATGTTCGACTTCGTGTCGTCGCTCGACTCGAACGAGCGCCTGCGCGACGCGTTCACCGAGCTGCCCCGCTTCAACAACCGGGCGCGCGACCTGGGCGTCTGGTGGGGCGACCCCCTGAAGGCGGAAGGGTCGCGCCGCGGCCCGCGCCTCAACCTCGACTCGGCGCGTGATCGCGAGGACGCGCTGCGCGAAGCCACTCGCGCGACCGGGCTCGGCGCTGAGATGGTCGGGCTCAACGACTTCAACAAGCTGCCGGCATGGCAGGCCTATGGCTGGCTGCGCGAGCTTCGGCAGGCGAACCCGGGCGTGACCTACATCACCTCGCCTGCCTGCGGCGACCTGATCCACACGCTCGCGCCGGCGATGCTCGTCGCCAACGCCCCCTCGTCCAGCCCCTCCACGGGCGTCGACACCCGCTTCTTCCTCGCGGATTACCTCGTCCCCGGGCACGAGACCTGGGGCCTGATCCGCGTGGACCGGCTCGGCTCGCCGCACGACGACGGCATCCGCGACGAGATCTTCCGGATCGTGGAGAAGGGCTTCGTGCCGGTGGTCGTGCCGCCGCTGCAGATCGACCGGCGCGTCGTCGCCGAGGAGACCTGGCGCATGGGCGACGACTGGTAAGCGTTCGACCCGACCCGGTCCCGAACCCGGATCGAGCGAGACCCCGAGACACCAACCGGCCCCGCCTGTGCGACGCGTAACGCGTCTCGCGGGCGGGCGCCGTCTTTGCTTTCCGAACCATGCGTTCAATCCACCGGATCGTGCCGGACGAATCCGTACGCGAGGCGGGATTTCATCGGGTCTTTGCGAGGGTCGCAGCCGACCGGACAATTTCCCCGTACATTGGAGCGGGCCCACGGAACGGGCCAGGACTCTTCAGAGAAAGGACCGCGAACCATGCCTGAGAAGGAGACGCATGAGCTCGCCGGTGAGGGAGGGGCTCAGGCCCCGACCAGCCCGGAGGAGAAGTCGCGAACCCGCACTGCCACGGCCACGAAGCCGTCGCCCGCCCCGCCGAAGATCGACGAACTCCCCCCGTTCAAGGTTCTGCTGCATAACGACGAGGTCAACGACATGCTCGACGTGGTCCAGACCATCGTCGAACTGACCCCGCTGCGCAAGGACGCCGCGATCCAGCGGATGCTCGAAGCACACTCCCACGGCGTGTCGCTGCTGCTCACGACCCACAAGGAGCGCGCCGAGCTGTATCGAGAGCAGTTCCAGTCCAAGAACCTTGTGGTCTCGATCGAAGCCGGCGGCTGACCCCGGCTCACAAGCCCCTTTGTTGTCCCTCAGGACCCCTTGCAAGCCAGCGAGGGGTTTTTTGTTGGAAGGCGCCGGCGCGTCCGGACGAGACGCGACGGGCGTTGATCTTTCCCCGCCCCCCCGGACCGTCGCCGGGCGACGCGCGCGCAAGCCCATTCGGAGCATGGGCTTGGGGCGAGGGCGATGAACGCCGATTCATCCGGTGTCGCGCTGATGCATCGCCCCTCGTGGGGGCGGGTCGGACGCGTCGGGAGCCGGAACGCATGATCCTTCGACTCGGTGAACTGATGGTCCGCCGCGGGCTGCTCTCGGAGCGACAGGTCGAGCGCGTCCTGGAGGTGCAGACGAGCACCGGGCGCCCCTTCGGTGAGCTGGCGGAGGAGATGTACGACCTGCACCCCCAGGACGTGGAACGCGTGTGGGCGGAGCAGTACGCCGCCGGCGCCACGCGCATCGACCCCCGGACCGAGCCGGTGGAGCAGGCGGCGATCTCGCTCGTCTCGCGTCGCCAGGCGTGGCAGTTCTCCTTGTTGCCCCTGCGGATCGAGGGTCGCGAGCTGGTGGTGTGCACCACGCAGGACAACCTGCCGCGTGCGCTTCGGTTCGTGTACCGGCGTCTCGAGCGCCCGGCGTCGTTCATGCTGTGCGATCAGAACGCCCTCGCCGAGGCATTGCAGAAGCACTACCCCATGACGGGTCAGTCGGCCGAATCGTGGTCCTCCCCGTTCATCCCGGCGGCGTGAGCGCGTCGAGCGGCGATGAACCGGCGCCTCGGGCGGCGAGTACCCGTCGGATGCTGTTCATGGTCATCGAGCGATTCCGGTCGGGAAGGGCCGACGAGGTGGGCGAGCGGTTCCGCGCCCGAGGGCGCATGATCCCCGAGGGTTCCGGGGCGACCTTCGTCACAAGCTGGATGTTCGCCGACGGCTCGGGCTGCTGTCAGCTGATGGAAGCCGGGAGCAAGGAAGCCCTCGACGGGTGGATCGCGCACTGGCAGGACCTCGTCGAGTTCGAGGTCTGGCCGGTGATCCCCTCGCAGGAGTTCTGGGCCTCGGCCGGGGGCTGATGAGCGCATGCGAGTGCCAAGGGGGCCGGGGGGGCAGGGGGCTGGGAGTCGGCCACTTCGCCTAGCATCGCCCGAGCGGAACCGAGCTCCCCCCTGCGACGAATCGTCGTCCGGATCGCGGCCCGCGCCGGCGATGTTGTTTTTTCGCCGTTCCCTCATTGATTCGCGGCCAGACGCCGCCCGCTGTCCGAACCGTCCCCGGAGCCCCCTTCCCCATGACGACCATGGACACCCGACACGCCGCGTCCACCCCTCAGGACAACACCGGAGGGTCTGGCGACCGTTCGAGCCAGTTTTCGATCGCCCAGAAACGCAAGACCGACCCCCACGCGACGCGGCTGGGCAAGTTCCTCCAGGCGTGCATCAAGTTCGGCGGTTCCGACCTTCTCGTGAAGACCGGCCGGCCCCCGGTGATCCGGCTTCGCGGCAAGCTGCAGCCCCTCGACACCGACCCGGTGACGCCCGAGGAGTACGAGCAGATCGCGTTCAACATGCTCAACGAGGAGCAGATCGAAACGCTGAAGAAGACCGGCTCGGTGGACCTGGCGTACGACTACGACGAGCAGAACCGTTTCCGCGTGAACCTGTTCCAGTCGCGCGGGCGCCTGAGCATGGCGGCTCGTCTGATCACGAGCAAGATCCTTCCCTTCGAGAAGCTGCACCTGCCGGCGGTCATGTCGGACATCGCGATGCAGCCCCAGGGCATCGTGCTGCTGGCGGGCGTGACGGGGTCCGGCAAGTCGACGACGATCGCGTCGATGCTCGACTACGTGAACGAGCGCAAGCCCGTGCACATCATCACGATCGAAGACCCGATCGAGTACATTTTCACCGACAAAAAGGCCACGATCCACCAGCGTGAGATCGGCATCGACGTGTCGGACTTCAAGATCGCCCTGCGCGCCCTGGTGCGAGAGAACCCCGACATCGTGCTCGTCGGCGAGATGCGCGACTCGGAGACTTTCGAGGCGGCGCTGCACGCGGCGGAGACGGGCCACCTGGTGTTCGGGACGATCCACGCGTCGTCGGCCTCGGAAACCTTCAGCCGCATCTACGACCTGTTCCCGGCCGAGGAGCGCGAGCAGGTCCGCAAGATCCTGGCGTACCAGATGCGCGCGATCGTGTACCAGAAGCTGCTCCCGACGCTCCACGAGAACATCCATCGCATCCCGGCGCTCGAGATCCTGATCAACAACGCGGTCGCGCGCAAGTACATCCTCGAGGGTCGCGAGGGCGAGCTCCACGAGGTGATCAAGTCGATCGAGGCCCAGAAGGCCGGCATGATCGACTTCAACGGGTCGCTTGTGAAGTTGGTCGAGCAGGAATACATTCATGTTCGCACCGCGATGGAGGCGACCCCCAACGCCGACGAGCTCAAGATGCGCCTGAAGGGCATCGGCTGAGCTGTCGGGGGCGGGGCCACCGCCCCAGCGCGTCGTCCATCCGAGCTGCAGACTTTCATCGGCCCGCGGGCCGCGACACCTGCGCCCCGCGCAGAAGGCCGGGGCGTCTTCGAGAGAAGTCGCCTTCATGCTGACCAGCACGCTCTCCGACACCTCGCTCGCCCTCCTCGCCGTCGAGGCCCAGCCCATGTGGCTGGTCTCCTGGTGGAAGGCGGTCATCCTGCTGCTCCCCCTCGTCGGGTGGGGCTGGGTCGTCTCGGCGATCTACGACAAGGACGCCAAGCGCTTCTACCTCGGGCAGAAGACCTGGAACATCGTCCATCTGGCCTTCGGCGTCGCGGCGCTGGCGGCGGGGCTGCTCATCCCGATCTTCTGGATCGGGCTGCCGGTCATGGTCGTGATCCTCTTCGCCGACCTCGCCATCTACTACACCAAGCGCAACGCCGACGAGCGCGTCCCCGAGCCGGCCAAGTGGGACCTCAAGAAGATCCTCGCGTCGCGCAAGGGCTCTGGCGAGGACAAGGAGCTGGCCAAGCGCCAGCAGGGCGTCACGCTCAAGATCATCGGGCCCGCCGGGGCGCTGCCCGCCCCGGAGAAGGAGACGCCCGAGTACGAGATCCGCGCCGCCGCCGAGGACATCGTCGTGCGCGCCAGCGACGCACGCGCCTCTCGGTTCGAGCTCATCCAGGCCTCGCCCGACGCGTTCGCCTATTCCTTCATCGTCGACGGCGTGCGCAGCCAGCCCGAGGCCATCCCGGCCGCCAAGGCGGTCGCGATCATCGATTTCTGGAAGGGCGCCGCCGGGCTCGACGTCGCCGACCGTCGGCGCAAGCAGTCCAAAGAGATCACGATCGAGCAGGTCGGCGCGCCGCGCAAGCTCAAGCTCATCACGATGGGCGGCTCGTCGGGCCTGCGCCTGACAGGCGTGCTCGACGCGACCAAGCAGGTCGCGCGCAAGCCCGAGGAGCTCGGCGTCCTCGAGGCCCAGAAGCCCGCCTTCGACGCGCTCGTCGGGGAGCACAAGGGCGTTGTCCTGCTGGCCGCGCCCTCGGGCCAGGGACGCACCAGCACCATGTACGCCTTCGTCAAGAGCCACGACGCCTACACCCTCAACGTGCAGACGCTCGAGCTCGAGGCCGAAGCGGTCATCGAGGGCGTGCGCCAGAACGTGTTCGATCCTTCGGTCGACGGCGCCGAGTTCAGCACCACCGCCCGCTCCATCCTGCGGCGCGACCCCGATGTCTTCGCCTGCGCCGAGACCGACGCCGCGACCTGCAAGGAACTCGCCAAGGCCGACCACGGGCGCACGCGCTGCTACCTGTCGCTCAAGGCGACCGGCGCGCTCCAGGCGATCCAGCTCTACATGAAGGCCGTTGGCGACAACCAGCTCGCCGGCGAGTCGCTCCACGGCGCCGTCGGCCAGCGCCTCGTGCGCCGGCTGTGCCCCAACTGCAAGGCGCCCTTCCAGCCCTCCCCCGATGTGCTGAAGAAGCTGGGCCTGCCCCCCACCGTCAAGCAGCTCTTCCGCAAGGGCGGGCAGGTGCTCGTCAAGGACAAGCCCGAGATCTGCCCCATGTGCCAGGGCGTCGGCTATATCGGGCAGGAAGCGGTGCTTGAGATCTACCCCATCGACGCCAGCCAGCGCTCGCTCATCTCCAAGGGCGACCTCGCGGCGCTCAAGGCCTCGCTGCGCGAGAAGCGCCTCCCCAGCATCCAGGAAGCCGCGATGCGCAAGGTCGTCGAGGGCGTCACCTCGATCGACGAGGTCGTGCGCGTCATCTCGTCCGACCAGCAGCAGACCGCCGCCCCCAAGCGCCAGCCCGCCTGACCAGCCCCGTTCTTCATCGACTCCACCGCCGCGCACGGAGCGCTCGACGCCTCCGCCGGTTCCCGAGGATTCCCCATCATGATCGTCAACATCCTCGTCATCGCCATCATCGGCCTCACCGCGTACATCTGGGCGTCGCGCGGCGTGTTCTCTGCCTTCCTCCACCTCGTCTGCACGATCGTCGCCGGGGCGATCGCCTTCGCGATATGGGAGCCGCTGGTCTATGGCGTGCTCCTTGGCGTGCGCGACGACATCGCGTGGGGCGTCGGCCTGGCCCTGCCCTTCGCGGCGTCGCTGGTCGCGCTGCGCCTCATCGTCGATAAGGCCATCAAGACCAACCTGCAGTTCGACGACGCGACCAACTTCGTCGGCGGGCTCGTCTTCGGCGCCGCGTCGGGCGCGATCGCCACCGGCATCCTCGTGCTCAGCATCGGCTTCCTGCGCGTGCCGCCCAACTTCATGGGCTACGCCCCGGTCGTCTACAGCAAGGACGCCCCCGGCCAGCTCGTGCGCGGCGCGTCGCTGTGGGCGCCCACCGACCGGCTCGTCGCGAGCTTCTACGGCATGACGAGCACCGGGGCGCTCGCCACCTCCACGCCCATGGCGCAGCGCGCGCCCGATGTCGCCACGCAGGCGGGCCTCGTCCGCTCGACCTTCGAGGGCTCCGGGCGCACGACCGCCAGCCCGTCCGATTTCGAGGTCCTGGGCCAGTACGAGGTCGCCGGCGCCAACCTGTCGGAACTGCTCACCGATTCCTTCTCGGTCGACGCGCAGGGCAACACCCTGCCGCAGCGCGTCGCCGATCTCGACGGCAACCCCTTCCCGGCGGGCTCGACGATCGTCGGGTACATGCTGCGTTTCAACGCCGGCGCCAAGGAGAAGCAGGGGCAGTTCATCGTCGGCCCCGGCCAGATCCGCCTGCTCGCGCGAGGCCCCGGCGGCGAGGTGAAGCCGCTCGTCCCGGTCGCCTTCATCAACCAGAGCGACCCGCGCACGCTGGACTACAAGCG
Protein-coding sequences here:
- a CDS encoding NAD(P)H-dependent oxidoreductase, whose protein sequence is MGRRVLIIDAHPADGTLVGALADAYAAGATAGGHETRRRALREMSFDPVLHEGYRERQELEPDLVAAQQDLAWCEHLVIAYPTWWGMPPALLKGFFDRALLPGFAFKYREGSRWWDRLLKGRSARLLVTMDAPALYDGLFYGGRRVVKRAVLRYCGFRPVRHKAFGPVRSSSPRKRERWLVEATALGRVAG
- the trmB gene encoding tRNA (guanosine(46)-N7)-methyltransferase TrmB, with amino-acid sequence MSFGLSRGKELDKGEVGLRGEELPPLPDDLLTNPRGAWLDPREWFAAPSLPFELEIGSGKGTFLVQQAEQDRGTNYLGIEWAHEFWLYAADRLRRSGLTNVKLLNADAGEFVRWRMPDAIVRVIHLYFPDPWPKAKHNRRRMIQDAFLEQAHRVLVEGGELRVVTDHADYWAWMEEHFARWADTPGAPDASKRFTRLAFERPASAREGEIVGTNFERKYRVEGRPFNAGVLRKKGIGSGEQAAGLSRVRGTVS
- a CDS encoding ATP-dependent Clp protease adaptor ClpS, with translation MPEKETHELAGEGGAQAPTSPEEKSRTRTATATKPSPAPPKIDELPPFKVLLHNDEVNDMLDVVQTIVELTPLRKDAAIQRMLEAHSHGVSLLLTTHKERAELYREQFQSKNLVVSIEAGG
- a CDS encoding DUF3303 family protein codes for the protein MLFMVIERFRSGRADEVGERFRARGRMIPEGSGATFVTSWMFADGSGCCQLMEAGSKEALDGWIAHWQDLVEFEVWPVIPSQEFWASAGG
- a CDS encoding PilT/PilU family type 4a pilus ATPase, with amino-acid sequence MTTMDTRHAASTPQDNTGGSGDRSSQFSIAQKRKTDPHATRLGKFLQACIKFGGSDLLVKTGRPPVIRLRGKLQPLDTDPVTPEEYEQIAFNMLNEEQIETLKKTGSVDLAYDYDEQNRFRVNLFQSRGRLSMAARLITSKILPFEKLHLPAVMSDIAMQPQGIVLLAGVTGSGKSTTIASMLDYVNERKPVHIITIEDPIEYIFTDKKATIHQREIGIDVSDFKIALRALVRENPDIVLVGEMRDSETFEAALHAAETGHLVFGTIHASSASETFSRIYDLFPAEEREQVRKILAYQMRAIVYQKLLPTLHENIHRIPALEILINNAVARKYILEGREGELHEVIKSIEAQKAGMIDFNGSLVKLVEQEYIHVRTAMEATPNADELKMRLKGIG
- the tadA gene encoding Flp pilus assembly complex ATPase component TadA, whose amino-acid sequence is MLTSTLSDTSLALLAVEAQPMWLVSWWKAVILLLPLVGWGWVVSAIYDKDAKRFYLGQKTWNIVHLAFGVAALAAGLLIPIFWIGLPVMVVILFADLAIYYTKRNADERVPEPAKWDLKKILASRKGSGEDKELAKRQQGVTLKIIGPAGALPAPEKETPEYEIRAAAEDIVVRASDARASRFELIQASPDAFAYSFIVDGVRSQPEAIPAAKAVAIIDFWKGAAGLDVADRRRKQSKEITIEQVGAPRKLKLITMGGSSGLRLTGVLDATKQVARKPEELGVLEAQKPAFDALVGEHKGVVLLAAPSGQGRTSTMYAFVKSHDAYTLNVQTLELEAEAVIEGVRQNVFDPSVDGAEFSTTARSILRRDPDVFACAETDAATCKELAKADHGRTRCYLSLKATGALQAIQLYMKAVGDNQLAGESLHGAVGQRLVRRLCPNCKAPFQPSPDVLKKLGLPPTVKQLFRKGGQVLVKDKPEICPMCQGVGYIGQEAVLEIYPIDASQRSLISKGDLAALKASLREKRLPSIQEAAMRKVVEGVTSIDEVVRVISSDQQQTAAPKRQPA
- a CDS encoding CvpA family protein, giving the protein MIVNILVIAIIGLTAYIWASRGVFSAFLHLVCTIVAGAIAFAIWEPLVYGVLLGVRDDIAWGVGLALPFAASLVALRLIVDKAIKTNLQFDDATNFVGGLVFGAASGAIATGILVLSIGFLRVPPNFMGYAPVVYSKDAPGQLVRGASLWAPTDRLVASFYGMTSTGALATSTPMAQRAPDVATQAGLVRSTFEGSGRTTASPSDFEVLGQYEVAGANLSELLTDSFSVDAQGNTLPQRVADLDGNPFPAGSTIVGYMLRFNAGAKEKQGQFIVGPGQIRLLARGPGGEVKPLVPVAFINQSDPRTLDYKRWRFDGEGVYAVSAGAAAEAVFGFEFVLPPNHTPVDLQFRNLRAPLAGLQVTPRQNPALAFANPAARDQGLRTFALLDAVGVNVRGVELERDEEVVRVLVEEGRGGAGGVAVRELLPFNGQFNRSLRGGLDVDDRNRIFDGRATIPKSSFFEVGLLENLRVDSFARTPDSRIVQVDVGLQSRLSVLGRAFQTATGVVPPMLVDSLGRQYTAIGWVFDDGSNVDIRFTPGNPVRGVSEIPTLSRARTDQRLMLIFRVNSNAEIRHFALGSKIIGDFDPPITVGR